One window of Bacillus sp. THAF10 genomic DNA carries:
- the hbs gene encoding non-specific DNA-binding protein Hbs: protein MNKTDLINAVAEASELSKKDATKAVDAVFDTILDALKNGDKVQLIGFGNFEVRERAARKGRNPQTGEEIEIAASKVPAFKPGKALKDAVK from the coding sequence ATGAACAAGACAGACTTAATCAATGCAGTTGCTGAAGCTAGTGAACTTTCTAAAAAAGACGCTACTAAAGCGGTTGATGCTGTTTTCGATACAATTCTTGACGCACTTAAAAACGGTGACAAAGTACAATTAATCGGTTTTGGTAACTTTGAAGTACGTGAGCGTGCTGCGCGTAAAGGTCGTAACCCACAAACTGGGGAAGAGATCGAAATCGCTGCAAGTAAAGTACCAGCTTTCAAACCTGGTAAAGCTCTTAAAGACGCTGTGAAATAA
- the spoIVA gene encoding stage IV sporulation protein A has translation MEKVDIFKDIAERTGGDIYLGVVGAVRTGKSTFIKRFMELVVLPNIGNESDKARAQDELPQSAAGKTIMTTEPKFVPNQAVKVNVDEGLDVNIRLVDCVGYTVPGAKGYEDENGPRMINTPWYEEPIPFHEAAEIGTRKVIQEHSTIGVVIATDGSIGEIPRRDYIEAEERVVEELKEVGKPFIMVINTVQPFHPETEALKRELCEKYDIPVIAMSVESMRESDVYNVLREALFEFPVLEVNVNLPSWVMVLKDNHWLRESYQEAVKDTVKDIKRLRDVDRVVGQFSEYEFIDRAGLAGIEMGQGIAEIDLYAPDDLYDHILKEVVGVEIRGKDHLLQLMQDFAFAKAEYDQVSDALRMVKQTGYGIASPALSDMSLEEPEIIRQGSRFGVRLKAVAPSIHMIKVDVESEFAPIIGTEKQSEELVRYLMQDFEDDPLSIWNSDIFGRSLSSIVREGIHAKISLMPENARYKLKETLERIINEGSGGLIAIIL, from the coding sequence TTGGAAAAAGTAGATATTTTCAAAGATATCGCTGAACGTACGGGCGGCGATATATATTTAGGGGTCGTAGGAGCTGTTCGTACAGGGAAATCAACGTTTATTAAAAGGTTTATGGAGTTAGTGGTTCTGCCGAATATCGGAAATGAGTCAGATAAAGCGCGTGCACAAGATGAACTACCACAAAGTGCAGCAGGTAAGACAATCATGACTACAGAGCCTAAATTTGTCCCAAACCAAGCTGTGAAGGTAAATGTGGATGAAGGGCTTGATGTAAATATCCGTTTAGTAGACTGTGTTGGTTATACTGTACCTGGAGCCAAAGGCTATGAAGACGAAAATGGTCCAAGAATGATTAACACCCCTTGGTATGAAGAACCTATACCTTTTCATGAAGCAGCAGAGATTGGAACGAGAAAAGTTATCCAAGAGCATTCCACCATCGGAGTCGTAATAGCAACAGATGGGTCAATTGGGGAAATTCCTCGCAGGGATTATATTGAAGCTGAGGAAAGAGTTGTGGAGGAATTGAAAGAGGTTGGCAAACCATTCATTATGGTCATCAATACCGTTCAACCATTTCACCCAGAGACCGAAGCGTTAAAAAGAGAATTATGTGAAAAATACGATATTCCTGTAATTGCTATGAGTGTGGAAAGCATGAGGGAATCTGATGTCTACAATGTTCTTCGCGAAGCATTGTTTGAGTTTCCTGTGCTCGAGGTTAACGTTAATCTTCCAAGCTGGGTAATGGTCCTCAAAGACAACCACTGGCTGCGTGAGAGTTATCAAGAAGCGGTGAAAGATACGGTGAAGGATATTAAACGCCTGCGTGATGTGGATCGAGTGGTCGGTCAATTTAGCGAATATGAGTTTATTGACCGCGCTGGACTTGCAGGCATTGAAATGGGTCAGGGTATAGCTGAAATCGACCTTTATGCCCCAGATGATCTCTATGATCACATTCTGAAAGAGGTTGTGGGGGTAGAAATCAGGGGGAAGGATCATCTATTGCAGCTCATGCAAGACTTTGCTTTTGCTAAAGCTGAATATGATCAAGTGTCAGATGCCTTAAGAATGGTCAAACAAACAGGATATGGAATTGCCTCTCCAGCTTTATCAGATATGAGTTTAGAGGAGCCGGAAATCATCCGTCAAGGCTCAAGATTTGGAGTGAGACTAAAAGCGGTTGCGCCTTCTATTCACATGATAAAAGTAGATGTGGAGTCTGAATTCGCCCCAATCATTGGGACGGAAAAACAAAGTGAGGAATTGGTTCGATATCTCATGCAAGACTTCGAGGATGACCCACTTTCCATCTGGAATTCAGATATATTCGGGCGTTCCCTAAGCTCCATCGTCCGTGAAGGAATTCATGCAAAGATTTCGTTAATGCCAGAAAACGCAAGATACAAACTAAAAGAAACCTTAGAGCGCATTATTAACGAGGGCTCTGGCGGGTTAATCGCGATCATTCTATAA
- a CDS encoding DUF2768 domain-containing protein: MSPALMKMWISFIAMGFMIISVLTVYFTRFKVKNNIIRGILNTIAFLLIVLAGLIIFYVVFSGPVPEQ; encoded by the coding sequence ATGTCACCTGCATTGATGAAAATGTGGATCTCATTCATTGCGATGGGCTTCATGATTATTTCTGTTTTAACGGTCTATTTTACAAGATTTAAAGTCAAAAATAATATTATCAGAGGGATTTTAAACACAATTGCTTTTCTATTGATTGTACTTGCAGGTCTAATAATTTTTTATGTTGTATTTAGCGGTCCAGTACCAGAGCAATAA
- a CDS encoding NAD(P)H-dependent glycerol-3-phosphate dehydrogenase, with amino-acid sequence MKKVAVLGAGSWGTALAMVLADNNHKVCLWGHKQAQIEEINTSHTNEKYLKGIKLSNNIVGYTSIEEAVQEVEAIVLAVPTKAMREVCQKVKQYVTSPTLFVHVSKGIEPDSHLRVSEIIEEELPEAIREAVVVLSGPSHAEEVSLRQPTTVTAASLNIEAAEKVQDLFINQHFRVYTNTDVVGVEIGGSLKNIIALAAGITDGLGYGDNAKAALITRGLAEIARLGSCLGANPLTFLGLTGMGDLIVTCTSVHSRNWRAGNMLGKGMNLEEVLENMGMVVEGVRTTKAAYQLAQKLQVKMPLTTALYHVLFDNVHPKDAVDELMSRSKTTELDDLSQLLGER; translated from the coding sequence ATGAAAAAAGTTGCTGTTCTAGGAGCAGGTAGCTGGGGGACAGCTCTAGCGATGGTCCTTGCAGATAATAATCATAAAGTATGCTTATGGGGGCATAAGCAAGCTCAAATTGAAGAAATCAACACTAGCCACACAAATGAAAAGTATTTAAAGGGCATAAAGCTTTCCAATAATATAGTTGGATATACTTCCATAGAGGAAGCTGTTCAAGAAGTAGAGGCGATCGTATTAGCCGTCCCAACAAAAGCAATGAGAGAGGTTTGTCAAAAAGTAAAGCAGTATGTAACGTCCCCTACCCTCTTTGTTCATGTTAGTAAGGGAATAGAACCGGATTCACATTTACGAGTATCAGAAATAATTGAAGAGGAACTACCAGAAGCTATCAGAGAGGCCGTTGTGGTATTGTCAGGACCAAGTCATGCAGAAGAAGTAAGTTTGCGTCAACCAACAACGGTAACTGCCGCATCTTTAAACATTGAAGCGGCTGAAAAAGTGCAAGACTTATTTATTAACCAGCATTTCCGTGTTTATACCAATACTGATGTTGTTGGTGTAGAAATTGGTGGTTCCCTTAAAAATATTATTGCCTTAGCAGCAGGAATAACAGATGGACTAGGCTATGGAGATAATGCTAAAGCAGCCCTCATTACTAGAGGTCTTGCAGAAATTGCTCGCCTCGGCAGCTGTCTTGGTGCCAATCCATTGACCTTCCTGGGCCTTACGGGAATGGGCGATCTTATTGTTACTTGTACAAGTGTCCATAGTAGAAACTGGCGTGCAGGGAATATGCTAGGAAAAGGGATGAACCTAGAAGAAGTACTTGAAAATATGGGAATGGTAGTGGAAGGTGTAAGAACAACAAAAGCAGCCTATCAGCTGGCACAAAAGCTTCAAGTTAAAATGCCGTTAACTACCGCACTCTACCATGTTCTTTTTGATAATGTGCATCCAAAAGACGCCGTGGACGAGCTTATGAGCCGTTCAAAGACGACAGAGCTTGATGATCTGTCCCAACTGCTTGGAGAAAGATAG